In Flavobacterium piscisymbiosum, the sequence TTTATTTCTCTGTAAATTCTTCCGCTTTAAATCTGATGTAAAAGTATGTTGAGATATATTTTTAGAGTGTAACGAAAAGTTTTAAAAATAACAGAATAGGGTTTTTTAAGCTCTATACTATTGATAATCAATATAATAAGAAAAGTATTACAAATTTAAATATTTTAAGAATGTAAGAGGGACGATAAATTGCTTTTGGCTTTTATGATTTAATTATAAGTCATTGTATTTTAGTAGTTTGTTGTTTTTTTGGATTTGGTCAAAAAAAAGAGAGTGTAATAATGACTAATCATGATATTGTATCAAATTAAAGAATCGATATGCACTCATCCACTATTATTTTTCGTTCCTGTACTTTTATTTGGTCAATCTGTATTAGAGGAATACCTTTACTACAGCACTAACAAATTTTACCTTTGAAAACAAAGACTATACTATCGACATATTGGAAAATTCAACTCATAGGTTGGATTACTGCTTCTTTATATTGGGGATTATCGGCTTTCCTGACAGGTAATTTTATATGGAAAATGGGCGTAATAGATTTAATACTTGATGTGTCAATTGGTATTACGCTAACTCATATTTATCGAAATTTCGCCTTAAAAAACGGATGGAATAAACTGAATCTGAAAATGCTGTTGCCAAGAATTATATTCAGTATTCTAGTGCTTTCCTTATTGTATATGGCGTTGATTGTTGGTAAGCTTTATTTGGTACGTCTTTTAATTTTTAAAAATGAAACTGTTTCTTTTTTAACGTTTTTTCAATCAGTACAATTACAGGTTTTTATCACCGGTACACGATTAATGTCTATTTGGGTATTGGCGTACCATCTTTATCACTATTCAAGACTCGAATTAGAAACAGTAAAAGAAAATGCCCGGTTATCCATTATAATAAAAGAAGCACAACTTAATAATCTGAGTGCACAGCTCAATCCTCATTTCTTTTTTAATTCATTAAACAATATAAAATTCCTGGTCATAGAAAATCCGGATGCCGCCAGAAGAGCTATTGATCTATTGTCTGAACTTTTAAGAAATTCTCTAAATAGCAACATTGGGAAATTGATATCACTAGATGGCGAAATTAATCTGGTGCGGGATTATCTGGAATTAGAAAAAATACGATTTGAGGAACGTTTGCAGATTAAGATTGAAACCAGTTTAGACTTATCCAGACATTTAATTCTACCTTTTAGTATTCAAGCATTAGTTGAAAATGCCATAAAACATGGCATCGAAAAAAGAAAAAGCGGAGGTTTTATTACTGTAAAAGTTGAAATGGAAAACGATTTTATAAAGATTACTGTTCAAAACTCAGGAAAACTAAGTAATGAAATTACAAATTCAGGTATTGGGTTAAATAATCTAAAGGAAAGATTGTTGTTGCAATATAACGGAAATGCTTCTTTTGAGATTATTCAGATGGAAGATGAAACGGTTTTGTGCACTATTTTAATACCATCAAAATGAAAAAGATAAAAGTAATTATAATAGATGATGAACGTTTAGCTAGAGAAGAAGTAAAAATAGCTTTAAAAAACTATGAAGACTTTGTGCTTATTGGTGAAGCTGAAAATGCCGATGATGCTAAGATATTGATCGAAAAAGAAATGCCTGATTTAATTTTTCTTGATATCCAGATGCCTGAAAAATCCGGTTTCGATTTGTTAGAATCTTTAGATCACGTTCCGGCAGTTTTATTTATTACCGCTTATGATCAATATGCAATACAGGCGTTTGAAGTAAATGCTTTAGATTATTTAATGAAACCTATAAGAGAAGAACGTTTTGCAAAAGCAATTCAAAAAATAAGAGATACGATCCAGCTAAAATCTTCCTTAAATGATGCTGTCGCAAAAGATCGAAAGATTTTTATAAAAGATGGAGAAAAGCGGTTCTTTATTCAATTAGATGAAATTTATTTAATTGAATCTTTAGAGAATTATACCCGATTATTTTTTCAGGACAAAAAAGCACTTCAAAGACGTTCTCTTCGTCAATGGGAAGAAATTTTAGACGAAACTATTTTCTTTAGAATAAACAGAACCGAGATTATAAATATAAAATACATCCAGGCAATCAATACAACAGATAGCGGCAGGTTAGAAGTAAAACTAAAAACCGGAGAACTATTAGAAGTGTCAAACCGCCAATCCGTGAGGTTCAAAAATAGGAACGGGATTTAAATCATCTTTCAAAATTATTTTAATGCGTACAGCTAATGCTATTAGTTGAGGGCTTCTGTATGCTTTTTTTAGATTTAATGAATCAGTTTATTATAAACAACCAAGCTTAAAATAAAGCTTCCTAATAAAACTATTTCCATGAAAACAATTTTAAATTTTGTATTTCTTATTCTCATGATATCAAATACATTTTCTCAGCAAACTAATAAAACCAAATCCGAAGATCTAAAAAGTGCTTATGATATTCAGGACAGTGTAATGATCAAAACGAGTGATGGCGCTTTGATATCGGCAATTGTAGTGCATAAAAAAGGAATTTGGGTTCCTAAACCCGTTATACTTCAACATACGATTTATGCAGAAGAAGGAAAAGGGATCAAATCTTTGAAAGAGGCAGCAGATAAAGATTATGTGGGTGTTATTACCTATTCGCGAGGTAAACGATTTAGTCCTGATGAAATATTTCCTTATGAAAATGAAGCCAATGATACTTATGATGTTATCGATTGGATTAGCAAACAAGAATGGTGTAACGGAATTATCGGAATGTTTGGTGGCAGTTATAATGGAATGACGCAATGGGCAGCGTGCAAAAAAATGCATCCTGCGCTTAAAACGATAGTTCCTTATGTTGCTAATCGAGCCGGAATGGGTTTGCCAATGGAAAACAATGTGTTTATAAATCCCAATTACGAATGGTCTTTTTATGTGGGCAGTAACAAATATCTCGATACAGTGGCAGGAAATGACAGGCAGCGATTTAGAAATATGCAGTTTAAATGGTGGGAAACCGGACTTGCCTACAAAAAAATGGACAGCATTGACGGAACTCCAAACAGACTATTTCAGCGATGGATACAACACCCTTCGTTTGATGAATATTGGCAGAAAATGTCGCCATACAAAAAGGACTTTGCCCAAATAAATATTCCGATTTTAGTTATCGACGGTTATTATAACGATTCCCAAAATTCGAGTTTGTATTATTTAAGAGAACTTCAAAAATACAATCCTAAAGCCAATTCTTATTTAGTCATTGGTCCGTACAGTCATTTTGGGGCACAAAAAGGCGGTTCTCCTGTAATAAATGGTTATAAGGTTGATGCAGATGCTTTAATTAATACCAAAAAAATAACGTATGAATGGTTCGATTACATTTTAAAAAACGGACCAAAACCAGAAATTTTAAAAGACAGGATTAACTATCAGGTAATGGGAGCCAATGAATGGAGAAGCGCTGCGTCTCTAGATAAAATGAATAATGGTTTCCTGAAGCTGTATTTAACGAATAATAAATCCGGAAAATTTTATGCTTTGAATGCTAAAAGGCCAACTAAAAGTAGTTATTTATCGCAGGAAGTAGATTTTGCCGACAGACAAACTCAAAACAATGAATATTACCCGGATCCTATTATCAAAAAAGAAATTGATACAACAAACGGATATATTTTTATAAGTGATCCTTTTAGAGAGTCGATATTGGTAAACGGATCATTTTTAGGAGAAATAAAGGCAAGCATCAATAAAAAAGATATGGATATTGGTGTTACTTTATATGAATTAACACCAAATGGAGAATATTTTCATTTGTCTTATTTTTTGGGCCGTGCGAGTTATGCCAAAGATAGTACAACAAGAAATTTATTAAAACCCAATAAAATAGAATCGATTCCTTTTTCGAATACACATTTGGTCAGTAAACAATTAAGTAAAGGAAGTCGTTTAGTGGTGGTATTAAACGTAAATAAAAACCCTTTTTCAGAACTCAATTACGGAACAGGAAAAACAGTTATCGATGAAACCATTAAAGATGCCAAAGAACCCTTAAAAGTAAAATGGTATAATGATAGTTTTGTAAAAATCCCGATTTGGAAGTAAAACAACAAAAGTAAAAGCCGCAAATTTCAAAATGAAGTTTGCGGCTTTTTTATAAATCTAAAATCGGAACTCTAAAATCAGAAATTATCCTAAGAAAGGGTATCTGTAATCTTCAGGAGTTACAAAAGTTTCTTTAATCGTTCTAGGAGAAGCCCAACGTAATAAGTTCAATGCAGAACCTGCTTTATCGTTAGTTCCTGAAGCTCTTGCACCACCAAAAGGCTGCATACCTACAACAGCTCCTGTTGGTTTGTCGTTGATGTAGAAGTTACCTGCAGCATTTTGCAATTTCGTAGTAGCTACTTCAATAGCATAACGATCCTGGCTAAATACAGCTCCTGTAAGAGCATACTCAGATGTAGTATCAACTAATTCTAAAGTCTCTTCCCATTTTGCATCTTCGTAAACATATATAGTAATAACTGGTCCGAATAATTCGGTTTCCATTGTAGTATATTTAGGATTTGTTGTTACAATAATTGTTGGTTCAATAAAGTAACCTACAGATTTGTCGTAATTTCCACCAGCAATGATTTCAGCATCAGCATCTTTTTTAGCCTGATCGATAAAACCAGCCAATTTATCAAAAGAACCTTCGTTAATAACTGCAGTAATGAAGTTTCCGAAATCTTCCGGAGAACCCATTTTCATCGATTTTACATCAGCAATTAATTGCTCTTTTACAGCTGGCCATAAACTTTGCGGAACATAAGCTCTTGAAGCTGCAGAACATTTTTGCCCCTGAAATTCAAATGCACCACGAGTAATTCCTGTAGAAACTTGTTTTGCATTAGCGCTTGGGTGAGCAATGATAAAATCTTTACCACCAGTTTCACCAACGATTCTTGGGTATGTCTTGTAGTGGTGAATGTTAGCACCAATTTTAGCCCAGATATCTTTAAATACATGAGTTGATCCTGTAAAGTGAACTCCGGCAAAATCACGGCTTGCTAAAACAGTATCAGTAATCATTAAAGCATCTCCAAAAACAACGTTGATAACGCCATCAGGAACACCCGCTTCTTTGAAAATATCGATGATGATTTTTGCAGAAAAAACCTGGCTATCACTTGGTTTCCAAACCACAACGTTACCCATCATTGCAGCACTTGCAGGAAGATTGGCAGCAATAGCAGTAAAGTTAAAAGGAGTAATCGCATAAACAAAACCTTCAAGAGGTCTGTATTCTAAACGATTCCATGTAGTAGAATCAGACTTAGGCTGATCTCCGTAAATTTGCGTCATAAATTCTACGTTGTAACGTAAAAAGTCGATCAATTCGCAAGAAGCATCAATTTCTGCCTGATG encodes:
- the pruA gene encoding L-glutamate gamma-semialdehyde dehydrogenase, whose product is MLKGFFHVPKAVNEPVKSYAPNSPEKAAVQAAYTTLWNSKIDVPLYIGSEEIRTGNTRTISAPHDHKHIVGTYHLAEKQHIEKAIANALESRTAWANMAWEQRAAIFLKAAELIAGPYRARINAATMIGQSKNIHQAEIDASCELIDFLRYNVEFMTQIYGDQPKSDSTTWNRLEYRPLEGFVYAITPFNFTAIAANLPASAAMMGNVVVWKPSDSQVFSAKIIIDIFKEAGVPDGVINVVFGDALMITDTVLASRDFAGVHFTGSTHVFKDIWAKIGANIHHYKTYPRIVGETGGKDFIIAHPSANAKQVSTGITRGAFEFQGQKCSAASRAYVPQSLWPAVKEQLIADVKSMKMGSPEDFGNFITAVINEGSFDKLAGFIDQAKKDADAEIIAGGNYDKSVGYFIEPTIIVTTNPKYTTMETELFGPVITIYVYEDAKWEETLELVDTTSEYALTGAVFSQDRYAIEVATTKLQNAAGNFYINDKPTGAVVGMQPFGGARASGTNDKAGSALNLLRWASPRTIKETFVTPEDYRYPFLG
- a CDS encoding sensor histidine kinase; translated protein: MKTKTILSTYWKIQLIGWITASLYWGLSAFLTGNFIWKMGVIDLILDVSIGITLTHIYRNFALKNGWNKLNLKMLLPRIIFSILVLSLLYMALIVGKLYLVRLLIFKNETVSFLTFFQSVQLQVFITGTRLMSIWVLAYHLYHYSRLELETVKENARLSIIIKEAQLNNLSAQLNPHFFFNSLNNIKFLVIENPDAARRAIDLLSELLRNSLNSNIGKLISLDGEINLVRDYLELEKIRFEERLQIKIETSLDLSRHLILPFSIQALVENAIKHGIEKRKSGGFITVKVEMENDFIKITVQNSGKLSNEITNSGIGLNNLKERLLLQYNGNASFEIIQMEDETVLCTILIPSK
- a CDS encoding LytR/AlgR family response regulator transcription factor, giving the protein MKKIKVIIIDDERLAREEVKIALKNYEDFVLIGEAENADDAKILIEKEMPDLIFLDIQMPEKSGFDLLESLDHVPAVLFITAYDQYAIQAFEVNALDYLMKPIREERFAKAIQKIRDTIQLKSSLNDAVAKDRKIFIKDGEKRFFIQLDEIYLIESLENYTRLFFQDKKALQRRSLRQWEEILDETIFFRINRTEIINIKYIQAINTTDSGRLEVKLKTGELLEVSNRQSVRFKNRNGI
- a CDS encoding CocE/NonD family hydrolase, yielding MKTILNFVFLILMISNTFSQQTNKTKSEDLKSAYDIQDSVMIKTSDGALISAIVVHKKGIWVPKPVILQHTIYAEEGKGIKSLKEAADKDYVGVITYSRGKRFSPDEIFPYENEANDTYDVIDWISKQEWCNGIIGMFGGSYNGMTQWAACKKMHPALKTIVPYVANRAGMGLPMENNVFINPNYEWSFYVGSNKYLDTVAGNDRQRFRNMQFKWWETGLAYKKMDSIDGTPNRLFQRWIQHPSFDEYWQKMSPYKKDFAQINIPILVIDGYYNDSQNSSLYYLRELQKYNPKANSYLVIGPYSHFGAQKGGSPVINGYKVDADALINTKKITYEWFDYILKNGPKPEILKDRINYQVMGANEWRSAASLDKMNNGFLKLYLTNNKSGKFYALNAKRPTKSSYLSQEVDFADRQTQNNEYYPDPIIKKEIDTTNGYIFISDPFRESILVNGSFLGEIKASINKKDMDIGVTLYELTPNGEYFHLSYFLGRASYAKDSTTRNLLKPNKIESIPFSNTHLVSKQLSKGSRLVVVLNVNKNPFSELNYGTGKTVIDETIKDAKEPLKVKWYNDSFVKIPIWK